Proteins found in one Amycolatopsis aidingensis genomic segment:
- a CDS encoding nitroreductase/quinone reductase family protein: MAPDQQEGKRGGREPGTPSPFSRWMQRKMAARMNRKIRRGRGNFMGMDVLILNTVGRRSGQRRETPLARFAEGEDSWLIVASGGGSRHPDWHANMMAHPDRVSVELPGQQAIPVTPHRLEGTDRERAWQRIVAAQPRYQKYQSKSERQYPLIRLTPR; the protein is encoded by the coding sequence ATGGCACCGGACCAGCAGGAAGGCAAGCGCGGCGGGCGCGAACCTGGTACCCCCAGCCCGTTCTCCCGCTGGATGCAGCGGAAGATGGCCGCCAGGATGAACCGCAAGATCCGCCGTGGCCGCGGCAACTTCATGGGCATGGACGTACTGATCCTGAACACGGTGGGCCGCCGGAGCGGCCAGCGGCGGGAAACGCCGCTGGCGCGGTTCGCCGAGGGCGAGGATTCCTGGCTGATCGTCGCATCGGGCGGCGGGAGCAGGCACCCGGACTGGCACGCGAACATGATGGCGCACCCCGACCGGGTTTCGGTCGAACTGCCGGGGCAGCAGGCCATCCCGGTGACGCCGCACCGGCTCGAAGGCACCGATCGGGAGCGGGCATGGCAGCGCATCGTCGCCGCCCAGCCCCGCTACCAGAAGTACCAGAGCAAGTCCGAGCGGCAGTACCCGCTGATCCGGCTCACGCCGCGGTGA
- a CDS encoding DinB family protein: MSSLPATPTAEAIGSPARAQFEAFLDEHRAALNGCLDGLTEEQARRSLVPSRTTLLGLVKHATFVEQVWFDEAITCRSRAEIGIPATPDESFALGAEDTIVTVRKAHNDACAAARRAASALGLEDTVHGNWRGPLPLRWVYLHVLRELAQHCGHADILREQILRDQELFGRERFRGG, from the coding sequence ATGTCTTCCCTCCCGGCCACGCCCACCGCTGAGGCCATCGGCAGCCCGGCGCGGGCTCAGTTCGAGGCATTTCTCGACGAGCACCGCGCCGCCCTCAACGGCTGCCTGGACGGACTGACCGAGGAGCAGGCTCGCCGGTCGCTGGTGCCCTCCCGGACCACACTGCTGGGCCTGGTGAAGCACGCGACCTTCGTGGAGCAGGTGTGGTTCGACGAGGCCATCACCTGCCGTTCCCGTGCCGAGATCGGCATCCCTGCTACCCCGGACGAGTCCTTCGCCCTTGGCGCGGAGGACACGATCGTCACCGTCCGAAAAGCACACAACGACGCCTGCGCGGCGGCCCGTCGTGCGGCCTCCGCACTCGGGCTGGAGGATACGGTCCACGGCAACTGGCGCGGCCCGCTGCCGCTGCGCTGGGTGTACCTGCACGTGTTGCGTGAGCTGGCACAGCACTGTGGACACGCGGACATCCTGCGCGAGCAGATCCTCCGGGACCAGGAACTGTTCGGCCGCGAGCGCTTCCGCGGCGGCTAG
- a CDS encoding FBP domain-containing protein, protein MRPMTEREIRASFVNCTKGEAKRLAVPKDLAEWPWDDLDFLGWRDPSARDRAYLVAESGTGLAGVALRVAPQTGHTRRSMCSLCLTTHTGDGVSLMTARKAGRDGKQGNSVGAYLCADLACSLYLRGKKDAGLRIYESLTVAEQAERTRANLAAFLRRVLD, encoded by the coding sequence ATGAGACCGATGACCGAACGCGAGATCCGTGCCTCGTTCGTCAACTGCACGAAAGGGGAGGCGAAGCGCCTGGCCGTACCGAAGGACCTGGCCGAGTGGCCGTGGGATGACCTGGACTTCCTCGGGTGGCGGGATCCCTCGGCGCGGGACCGCGCCTACCTGGTGGCCGAGTCCGGTACCGGGCTCGCCGGTGTCGCCCTGCGGGTGGCGCCGCAGACCGGGCATACCCGGCGCAGCATGTGCTCGCTGTGCCTGACCACGCACACCGGCGACGGTGTCTCGCTGATGACGGCGCGCAAGGCCGGTCGCGACGGCAAGCAGGGCAACTCGGTGGGCGCCTACCTCTGCGCCGACCTGGCCTGCTCGCTCTACCTGCGCGGGAAGAAGGACGCCGGGCTGCGGATCTACGAGTCGCTCACCGTGGCCGAGCAGGCCGAACGGACCAGGGCGAACCTGGCCGCGTTCCTGCGCAGGGTGCTGGACTGA
- a CDS encoding VOC family protein gives MDISIHYAFLPHQDADASLAFYRDTLGFEVRNDVGYNGLRWITVGPIDQPGTSIVLYPPAADPGVTEEERRTITEMMAKGTYGIITLATADLDGTFAQLQAGDVEIVQEPTNQPYGVRDCAVRDPSGNLIRINELT, from the coding sequence ATGGACATCAGCATTCACTACGCTTTCCTCCCGCACCAGGACGCGGATGCCTCGCTGGCCTTCTACCGGGACACCCTCGGCTTCGAGGTCCGCAACGACGTCGGATACAACGGGCTGCGCTGGATCACCGTCGGCCCCATCGACCAGCCGGGCACCTCCATCGTCTTGTACCCGCCGGCCGCCGACCCCGGCGTCACCGAGGAGGAGCGCCGCACCATCACCGAGATGATGGCCAAGGGCACCTACGGGATCATCACCCTGGCCACCGCCGACCTCGACGGCACCTTCGCCCAGTTGCAGGCAGGCGATGTCGAGATCGTCCAGGAACCGACCAACCAGCCCTACGGCGTACGCGACTGTGCCGTCCGTGACCCCTCCGGCAACCTGATCCGGATCAACGAGCTGACCTGA
- a CDS encoding TetR/AcrR family transcriptional regulator — MARAGVTVERLTQAAADLADEVGFENLTVSALARHFGVKDASLYSHIRNARELRVRVALLALAELADRAAGALAGRSGKEALVAFADTYRDYARRHPGRYAAAQLEIDPETATTGDAARHAELTRALLRGYRLAEPQQTDAVRLLHATFHGYVSLETAGAFSRHPREVDASWAAALDALDAALRNWPTA; from the coding sequence ATGGCACGCGCGGGGGTGACCGTCGAACGCCTGACCCAGGCGGCGGCGGACCTTGCCGACGAGGTCGGCTTCGAGAACCTGACCGTTTCGGCGCTCGCCCGCCATTTCGGGGTGAAGGACGCGAGCCTGTACTCGCATATCCGGAACGCGCGCGAACTGCGGGTCCGGGTGGCCCTGCTGGCGCTGGCCGAGCTCGCAGACCGGGCCGCGGGCGCGCTGGCGGGCCGGTCGGGCAAGGAGGCCCTGGTGGCCTTCGCCGACACCTACCGGGACTACGCGCGGCGGCATCCGGGCCGGTACGCGGCGGCTCAGCTGGAGATCGACCCGGAGACGGCCACCACCGGCGATGCGGCCAGGCACGCCGAGCTGACCAGGGCGTTGCTGCGTGGTTACCGGCTGGCAGAACCGCAGCAGACCGACGCGGTCCGCCTGCTGCATGCCACCTTTCACGGGTACGTGAGCCTGGAGACCGCGGGCGCCTTCAGCAGGCACCCGCGCGAGGTCGACGCCTCCTGGGCGGCCGCGCTGGACGCACTGGACGCCGCGCTCCGGAACTGGCCCACGGCCTGA
- a CDS encoding aminoglycoside phosphotransferase/kinase family protein produces MSSDELPGWLPAWCLDHLGSRPAHVLFQLRQMSTVFGLRLTDGTDIVVKARADDGRAVSCVAAQARLAECGFPCARPLTPVVGAGSLAVHAEEFRPGGEVLHGDSPDVAVRYAEVFARSMADLATATISPPLPNPRWARWDHSDSGVWPAIDFLDERDQSAVPGYVADTAERARKRLLAADLPCVLGHADFEAQNLRWRGRELWAVHDWDSLAWQPEAALVGAASGTFSSARPPTLAPIESSEAFLAAYQDHRGRAFTAVEREIAWAASLWPAAHNARWEALHGTTPVSGNALREQAAERLRRAAC; encoded by the coding sequence ATGTCATCGGACGAGCTGCCGGGCTGGTTGCCTGCCTGGTGCCTGGACCACCTTGGTAGCAGGCCCGCCCACGTACTGTTCCAGCTACGACAGATGTCCACGGTGTTCGGCCTGCGGCTGACCGACGGCACGGACATCGTGGTCAAGGCGCGTGCCGATGACGGCCGGGCCGTGTCCTGCGTCGCGGCGCAGGCCAGGCTGGCCGAGTGCGGCTTTCCGTGTGCCAGGCCGCTCACCCCGGTGGTCGGCGCCGGTTCGCTGGCCGTGCACGCCGAGGAGTTCCGGCCCGGCGGCGAGGTGTTGCACGGGGACTCACCGGATGTGGCCGTCCGTTACGCCGAGGTTTTCGCCCGGTCGATGGCCGACCTGGCCACGGCGACCATCAGTCCGCCGCTACCCAATCCGCGCTGGGCGCGTTGGGATCACTCGGATTCCGGGGTGTGGCCCGCCATCGACTTCCTCGACGAGCGGGACCAGAGCGCCGTGCCCGGGTACGTCGCCGACACGGCCGAACGGGCCCGCAAGCGGCTGCTGGCCGCCGACCTGCCCTGCGTGCTGGGCCATGCCGACTTCGAGGCACAGAACCTCCGGTGGCGGGGCCGCGAGCTGTGGGCGGTGCACGACTGGGACAGCCTGGCGTGGCAACCCGAGGCGGCGCTGGTGGGAGCGGCGAGTGGGACATTCTCCAGTGCCCGGCCGCCCACGCTGGCGCCGATCGAGAGCTCCGAGGCATTCCTCGCGGCTTATCAGGACCATCGTGGGCGCGCGTTCACGGCCGTGGAGCGGGAGATCGCGTGGGCGGCCAGCTTGTGGCCGGCAGCGCACAACGCCCGGTGGGAAGCACTGCACGGCACCACCCCGGTGTCCGGCAACGCGCTCCGGGAGCAGGCCGCCGAACGCCTCCGCCGGGCCGCCTGCTGA
- a CDS encoding helix-turn-helix domain-containing protein: MADLDISEVSKRSGLPASTLRYYEEKGLITSIGRRGLARVFEDTVLERLALIAVGRAAGFSLDEIAGMFAPDGRPRIDRRLLTAKADELDATISKLSAMRDGLRHAAACPAPSHAECPTFRRILRAAESGPA; encoded by the coding sequence ATGGCGGACCTGGACATATCGGAGGTTTCGAAGCGCTCCGGCCTGCCGGCTTCGACGCTGCGCTACTACGAGGAAAAGGGCCTGATCACCTCGATCGGCAGGCGGGGCCTGGCGCGGGTGTTCGAGGACACCGTGCTGGAGCGGCTGGCACTGATCGCGGTCGGGCGTGCCGCTGGCTTCTCCCTGGACGAGATCGCCGGCATGTTCGCACCGGACGGGCGGCCGCGCATCGACCGGCGGCTGCTCACCGCGAAGGCGGACGAGCTGGACGCGACGATCAGCAAGCTCAGCGCCATGCGGGATGGCCTGCGGCACGCCGCCGCCTGCCCCGCGCCGAGTCACGCGGAGTGCCCCACCTTCCGCCGCATCCTGCGGGCCGCCGAGTCCGGTCCGGCCTAG
- a CDS encoding class I SAM-dependent methyltransferase: MDTVRETNDEQAELWNGAGGQGWLQAAELIDQVLRPIEGLLVEAAVAGSPAASASPRRVLDVGCGTGGVTRTLARTLGAGSHCVGADISEPMIAAARAQAEREGGQVSFLHADAQSHPFEPGGFDLIISRFGVMFFDDFGRAFGNLRRAAAEDAELRFVVWRGMAENPFMTTAERAAAPLLPELPARDPDAPGQFALADADRLRRLLAEGGWTGIDIQPADVACALPERELVRYLTLLGPVGRALQEADDQLRAKVIEAVRPAFDPFVHGTEVRFTAACWLVAARAAGAPAGTGV; the protein is encoded by the coding sequence ATGGATACCGTGCGCGAGACCAACGACGAACAGGCCGAGCTGTGGAACGGAGCGGGCGGGCAGGGCTGGCTCCAGGCTGCGGAACTGATCGACCAGGTACTCCGGCCGATCGAAGGCCTGCTCGTCGAGGCCGCGGTGGCCGGGAGCCCGGCGGCCTCCGCGAGCCCGCGGCGGGTGCTCGATGTCGGCTGCGGCACCGGCGGGGTCACCCGCACCCTTGCCAGGACGCTCGGCGCCGGGAGCCACTGCGTCGGTGCCGACATCTCCGAACCCATGATCGCCGCGGCGCGCGCACAGGCCGAACGGGAGGGCGGGCAGGTGAGCTTCCTGCACGCCGACGCGCAGTCCCACCCCTTCGAACCCGGCGGCTTCGACCTGATCATTTCCCGCTTCGGGGTGATGTTCTTCGACGATTTCGGCCGGGCCTTCGGCAACCTGCGCCGCGCCGCGGCCGAGGACGCCGAACTCCGCTTCGTCGTCTGGCGCGGTATGGCGGAGAACCCGTTCATGACCACGGCGGAACGCGCCGCGGCACCACTCCTGCCCGAACTGCCGGCCAGGGACCCGGACGCACCGGGTCAGTTCGCCCTCGCCGACGCGGATCGCCTCCGCCGCCTGCTGGCGGAGGGTGGCTGGACCGGGATCGACATCCAGCCTGCCGACGTGGCCTGTGCCCTGCCCGAGAGGGAACTGGTCCGTTACCTGACCCTGCTCGGACCGGTCGGGCGGGCCCTGCAGGAGGCGGACGATCAGCTGCGTGCCAAGGTGATCGAAGCGGTCCGTCCCGCCTTCGACCCCTTCGTGCACGGAACCGAGGTCCGGTTCACCGCGGCCTGCTGGCTCGTCGCCGCCCGCGCGGCCGGCGCCCCTGCCGGCACCGGGGTCTGA
- a CDS encoding dihydrofolate reductase family protein, whose product MSKVFSAHAVSVDGYITGREPGAGHGLGEGTMLFDWYFDGDTPSQAFDGFQLSEPSARVFDALAGRVGAVVAGRNTYEDSDRFGGGSPHPAARLFVLSHRPAPELTERQTLVTGIQDAVAAAREAAGGKDVGLMGGGVLAAALAAGLVDEVILHQVPVLLGGGRPFFQALPEHVRLRLVEAVPAPGVTHLHYRVER is encoded by the coding sequence ATGAGCAAGGTCTTCAGCGCCCATGCGGTGTCGGTCGACGGGTACATCACCGGTCGCGAGCCCGGTGCCGGGCACGGGCTCGGCGAGGGGACGATGCTGTTCGACTGGTACTTCGACGGCGACACGCCCAGTCAGGCCTTCGACGGATTCCAGCTGAGCGAGCCCAGTGCCAGGGTCTTCGACGCCCTCGCCGGTCGGGTGGGTGCGGTCGTGGCGGGGCGTAACACCTACGAGGACTCCGACCGGTTCGGCGGCGGCAGCCCGCACCCCGCGGCCCGGCTGTTCGTGCTCAGTCACCGGCCGGCACCGGAGCTGACCGAGCGGCAGACCCTCGTCACCGGTATCCAGGACGCCGTGGCCGCGGCCCGGGAGGCCGCCGGCGGCAAGGACGTCGGCCTGATGGGCGGCGGTGTCCTGGCCGCGGCGCTCGCGGCGGGGCTCGTCGACGAGGTGATCCTGCACCAGGTGCCGGTCCTGCTCGGCGGCGGCAGGCCCTTCTTCCAGGCGCTGCCAGAGCACGTGCGCCTGCGGCTCGTCGAAGCCGTCCCGGCGCCAGGGGTCACCCACCTCCACTACCGGGTAGAGCGATGA
- a CDS encoding class I SAM-dependent methyltransferase: MLIWQRTLPPHRRGGRLVAAEYTGRAANSGRIGPSIEAGIMDTQSWDDMYRSRDQVFSGEPNGVLVTEVTDLPPGQALDVGCGEGADALWLARRGWQVTAVDISRVALERAAAAGTDVAGRVAWNQGDLTSTPPPAGAFDLVSAQYFPFPRDRYAGLRALLAAVAPGGTLLIGSHNPADLAPSPDHHFDPSAYYHPADIAGLLDDSWTVLVNETRPRTMPAPPGTRHVTDTVLRARRLR; the protein is encoded by the coding sequence TTGCTGATCTGGCAAAGAACTTTGCCGCCGCATCGCCGGGGCGGCAGGCTGGTGGCTGCGGAGTACACCGGCCGTGCCGCGAACTCCGGACGCATCGGACCGAGCATCGAGGCAGGAATCATGGACACGCAGTCCTGGGACGACATGTACCGCAGCCGCGACCAGGTCTTCAGCGGCGAGCCCAACGGTGTGCTCGTCACCGAGGTGACCGACCTACCGCCGGGGCAGGCGCTCGACGTGGGCTGCGGCGAGGGCGCCGACGCGCTCTGGCTGGCCCGGCGCGGCTGGCAGGTCACCGCGGTGGACATCTCCAGGGTCGCGCTGGAGCGTGCCGCCGCGGCGGGCACGGACGTGGCAGGCCGGGTGGCCTGGAACCAGGGCGACCTGACCAGCACCCCGCCCCCGGCCGGTGCCTTCGACCTGGTGTCCGCCCAGTACTTCCCGTTTCCCCGCGACCGGTACGCCGGGCTGCGGGCATTACTGGCCGCCGTCGCGCCCGGCGGAACGCTGCTCATCGGCAGCCACAACCCGGCCGACCTGGCACCATCCCCGGATCACCACTTCGATCCGTCCGCCTACTACCACCCCGCCGATATCGCCGGGCTCCTCGACGACTCCTGGACCGTACTGGTGAACGAGACCCGGCCACGGACCATGCCCGCCCCGCCGGGCACCCGGCACGTCACCGACACCGTGCTGCGTGCCCGGCGGCTGCGGTGA
- a CDS encoding winged helix-turn-helix transcriptional regulator encodes MQRTNFGEMACSIARTLDVIGEPWSPLILRDVWVGLSRFEQLQEDLGISRKVLTERLNHLVDHGVLERRPYDRRPRYEYVLTDKGTELVDLLMVMVGWGDRWLAGEAGPPVLYRHHACGEVSGVDLRCAHCGKPMHAGDVDPLPGPGAATVQ; translated from the coding sequence ATGCAGCGCACGAACTTCGGCGAGATGGCGTGCTCGATCGCGCGCACGCTCGACGTCATCGGGGAACCCTGGTCACCGCTGATCCTGCGGGACGTGTGGGTCGGACTCAGCCGGTTCGAGCAGCTCCAGGAGGACCTGGGCATCTCGCGCAAGGTCCTGACCGAGCGGCTGAACCACCTCGTCGACCATGGCGTGCTCGAGCGCCGTCCCTACGACCGGCGACCGCGCTACGAGTACGTCCTGACGGACAAGGGCACCGAACTGGTCGACCTGCTCATGGTCATGGTCGGCTGGGGAGACAGGTGGCTCGCGGGCGAGGCAGGCCCTCCGGTGCTCTACCGCCACCACGCCTGCGGCGAGGTCAGCGGTGTCGACCTTCGCTGCGCCCACTGCGGTAAGCCGATGCACGCAGGTGACGTCGACCCGCTGCCAGGACCCGGCGCGGCGACAGTCCAGTGA
- the lexA gene encoding transcriptional repressor LexA, which produces MTGYDDGAFGHLDPSILPLRQQRILLTIRDWVVRHGYSPSTRQIGDAVGLRSSSSVSKHLASLEEKGFLRRSDTVSRPIDVRMFLQEPANREASEDSVSVPVVGDIAAGTPISAVEHVDDMLKLPRELTGRGNVFGLRVRGDSMIDAAICDGDVVVVRQQSEAHSGQIVAAMIDEEATVKVYRRRNGHVYLEPRNPAYEIIAGDSAVVLGTVVSVLRSV; this is translated from the coding sequence ATGACCGGCTACGACGACGGTGCCTTCGGGCACCTGGACCCCTCGATCCTGCCGCTCCGCCAGCAGCGGATCCTGCTCACCATCCGGGACTGGGTGGTCCGGCACGGATACTCGCCCAGCACCCGGCAGATCGGCGACGCCGTCGGGCTGCGGTCGTCCTCCTCGGTGTCCAAGCATCTGGCCAGCCTGGAGGAGAAGGGATTCCTGCGGCGTAGTGACACCGTGTCCCGGCCGATCGACGTGCGGATGTTCCTGCAGGAGCCCGCGAACCGGGAGGCGAGCGAGGACTCGGTGAGTGTGCCCGTGGTCGGCGACATCGCGGCGGGAACGCCTATCTCGGCGGTAGAACACGTCGACGACATGCTGAAGCTGCCCCGGGAGCTCACCGGGCGGGGGAACGTGTTCGGGCTGCGGGTGCGCGGGGACTCGATGATCGACGCCGCGATCTGCGACGGCGATGTGGTCGTGGTGCGGCAGCAGTCGGAGGCGCATTCGGGTCAGATCGTCGCCGCGATGATCGACGAGGAGGCGACGGTGAAGGTGTACCGCCGCCGCAACGGGCACGTCTACCTGGAACCGCGCAACCCCGCCTACGAGATCATCGCCGGGGACTCGGCCGTGGTGCTGGGCACCGTGGTCTCGGTACTGCGCAGCGTCTGA